One part of the Coffea eugenioides isolate CCC68of chromosome 10, Ceug_1.0, whole genome shotgun sequence genome encodes these proteins:
- the LOC113749712 gene encoding RNA-binding protein 7 gives MAAENPNCTVYVGNLDERVSDRVLYDILIQAGRVVDLYIPRDKETEKPKGFAFAQYETEEVADYAVKLFSGLVTLYKRTLKFAISGQDRPSMNLPMVSSSHKPRPHPVAYNETGVSPNSMRLSTSCRFQDHQVNYSQVRVTPGVSVNQPNGYRSNYDNNDYEHSNGYRSHYDSNNYDYSRRVFGAALDNINRSRLGRYDTRDSTSYYASY, from the exons ATGGCGGCTGAGAATCCCAATTGCACGGTTTACGTCG GCAATCTAGATGAGAGGGTAAGTGATAGGGTACTGTATGACATCCTGATTCAAGCTGGTCGGGTGGTGGACTTGTACATTCCTCGGGATAAAGAAACTGAGAAGCCGAAAGGTTTTGCATTTGCACAATATGAAACAGAAGAGGTAGCAGACTATGCTGTCAAGCTTTTTTCTGGCCTTGTAACCCTTTACAAAAGAACATTGAAATTTGCG ATTTCTGGGCAAGACAGGCCCTCAATGAACTTGCCTATGGTAAGTTCCTCTCACAAACCGAGGCCTCACCCTGTAGCGTATAACGAAACGGGCGTTTCTCCAAATTCCATGAGGTTATCGACATCATGCAGGTTTCAAGATCACCAAGTAAACTATTCACAAG TGCGTGTCACTCCTGGTGTGTCTGTAAACCAGCCAAATGGGTATAGATCCAATTATGACAACAATGATTATGAGCATTCTAATGGATATAGATCACATTATGACAGCAACAATTATGATTACAGTCGAAGAGTGTTTGGGGCAGCATTGGATAATATTAATCGCTCTAGGTTGGGCCGATATGATACACGTGATTCTACCAGTTATTATGCCTCGTATTGA
- the LOC113748825 gene encoding uncharacterized protein LOC113748825: MEAHNSNNDFTVGCILSIKTPLGEEFQGQVLTSDRSSNILVLKEGINSGSRPNRNIRLLKANYIKEFTFLGHGKLSWRLKDLGLLLQLKLRAFFMLCPKRTRPSWVGLEAAAWLQIASGNASTFPLYSHSLKSVLGFNQHAWGG, encoded by the exons ATGGAAGCTCATAACAGTAACAACGATTTCACAGTAGGATGCATACTCTCCATCAAGACCCCTCTTGGAGAAGAATTTCAAGGCCAAGTCTTGACCTCTGACCGCTCATCCAACATACTTGTTCTTA aagaaggaatAAATTCAGGGTCACGGCCAAACAGGAATATTAGGCTATTGAAAGCCAATTACATCAAGGAGTTTACTTTTTTGGGTCATG GCAAGTTGAGTTGGAGGCTGAAAGATTTAGGATTGCTGTTACAGCTGAAGCTCAGAGCATTTTTTATGCTCTGTCCAAAAC GGACTAGACCATCATGGGTGGGGCTTGAGGCAGCTGCTTGGTTGCAAATAGCATCCGGGAATGCATCCACTTTTCCTCTCTACTCCCACTCACTCAAATCAGTTCTGGGATTTAACCAGCATGCTTGGGGTGGCTAA